In one window of Thermodesulfobacteriota bacterium DNA:
- a CDS encoding cytochrome c yields the protein MSDPVNRKPRAGAVFAAAALAVIAALAIGCSGGSSAPGNGPKKPARTDLAQGEEVYFRYCHFCHGRKGYGDGPVGIALTPHPANFVEDRKRMAKTDLEMFDSITEGIHKDIGGEAMSMPRWQEILTDEERWNVLAYIRHLEKEGLKALEAEGLPAATEGADEK from the coding sequence ATGAGCGATCCTGTAAACAGGAAACCACGGGCCGGCGCGGTTTTTGCCGCGGCTGCGCTGGCTGTTATCGCCGCGCTGGCAATCGGCTGCTCAGGAGGGAGCTCCGCGCCCGGCAACGGCCCCAAAAAGCCGGCGAGGACTGATCTCGCCCAGGGCGAGGAGGTCTACTTCAGGTATTGCCACTTCTGCCACGGCCGCAAGGGGTACGGAGACGGCCCGGTCGGGATAGCGCTAACACCACACCCCGCTAACTTCGTCGAGGACAGGAAGAGAATGGCCAAGACCGACCTGGAGATGTTCGACTCCATAACGGAAGGCATACACAAGGACATCGGCGGAGAGGCCATGTCCATGCCGAGGTGGCAGGAGATTTTGACCGACGAGGAGCGATGGAACGTGCTCGCATATATCAGGCACCTCGAAAAAGAGGGCCTCAAGGCCCTGGAGGCAGAGGGCCTGCCCGCCGCCACGGAGGGCGCTGATGAGAAATAG
- a CDS encoding formylglycine-generating enzyme family protein, translated as MRNSSKGIIAALFLASAAAGVNGLAGQSGDYDPVTGEPDCTKCHTPDRRYSIDYTRDDTCAECHGPGLSESYLDINERYGSPHGAEEADKYARAAAKAEERKKSPAKGPSAAPEGMVLVPAGEFTMGSDDWWPKSQPEHKVRLDSFYIDRYEVTNKRFKRFVDATGRSHPDHWKDGRIPDGKEDHPVVYVSWADADAFCKWEGKRLPTEQEWEKAARGTDGRTFPWGDKFDRNKGNTPQYGNEDTLPVGSFEDGKSPYGVYDMAGNAFEWTDSWFKPHPGNTHEDENYGEIYKVLKGGSWYDCTYYKCGISAPVFNRIFFHTLTRNNNFGFRCAKDAR; from the coding sequence ATGAGAAATAGCTCCAAGGGCATCATAGCGGCGCTATTCCTGGCGTCGGCAGCCGCAGGAGTAAACGGGCTCGCCGGGCAGTCCGGCGACTACGACCCGGTCACCGGCGAGCCTGACTGCACCAAATGCCATACCCCGGACCGGCGGTACTCGATCGACTACACGAGGGACGACACCTGCGCCGAGTGCCACGGGCCGGGCCTGAGCGAAAGCTATCTCGATATTAACGAGAGGTACGGGTCGCCACACGGCGCGGAAGAGGCGGACAAGTACGCCAGGGCCGCGGCAAAGGCGGAGGAGAGGAAGAAATCCCCCGCAAAAGGCCCCTCGGCGGCCCCCGAGGGCATGGTCCTGGTGCCTGCCGGCGAGTTCACGATGGGCTCTGACGACTGGTGGCCCAAGAGCCAGCCCGAGCACAAGGTCAGGCTGGACTCGTTCTATATCGACAGGTACGAAGTCACCAACAAGCGGTTCAAGCGGTTTGTGGACGCGACCGGCCGCTCCCATCCTGACCACTGGAAAGACGGCCGCATACCCGACGGCAAGGAAGACCACCCGGTGGTGTACGTGAGCTGGGCCGACGCCGACGCCTTCTGCAAATGGGAGGGCAAAAGGCTCCCGACCGAGCAGGAATGGGAGAAGGCCGCAAGGGGCACCGACGGCAGGACCTTCCCCTGGGGCGACAAGTTCGACAGGAACAAGGGCAACACCCCCCAGTACGGGAACGAGGACACGCTGCCTGTCGGGAGCTTCGAGGACGGCAAGAGCCCGTATGGCGTGTACGACATGGCCGGCAACGCCTTCGAATGGACCGACAGCTGGTTCAAGCCCCATCCCGGGAATACCCACGAGGACGAGAACTACGGCGAGATATACAAGGTCCTTAAAGGCGGCTCCTGGTACGACTGCACCTATTACAAGTGCGGCATCAGCGCCCCGGTTTTCAACAGGATATTTTTCCATACTCTGACGAGGAATAACAACTTTGGCTTCAGGTGCGCAAAAGACGCAAGATAG
- a CDS encoding fused MFS/spermidine synthase, whose product MASGAQKTQDSAGAWRGAERSGTAIGAYLVFTAFLSGAIVMVIELLGSRIIGPPFGVSLFVWTSLITVALVSLAIGYWFGGRLADRRASCGALFSIILLAGAFVLSIPLIKGVVIGKAVYLGLRAGSLASSAVLFGPPLFLLGMVSPYTVKLYMRDGMGVGRTVGWLYAVSTLGSVTGTVLTGFILIPNLGVNNIIYLSAFVLFGISAAYWAVFMRKPLAVALMALPAVFFFIPDELPSITRPDGTSVSVVMSKDSPYGQIKVVDYSYGDTRYREFLLENIIQGAIDVTTGLPISKYTYYAEQLAITYRPDSERALVIGLGSGILPKRFSRYGISTDIVEIDRTVIDTASKYFSFDPGKHRIFIQDGRYFLKSPGEDYDVIFLDAFSGDTPPSHLVSIEAFELMKKRLSSGGVLLINFIGESRTGTHEVPSMLKGTLKRVFSHVDVYASAGYFSDTPQVVNLLFAAYDGERDIDGGFVPDDVFPPFIEDLKGLYSRKIPLEKTGGILFTDDHNPIDFHDLKTRERFRESIISSTDSAVFIH is encoded by the coding sequence TTGGCTTCAGGTGCGCAAAAGACGCAAGATAGCGCCGGGGCATGGAGGGGTGCTGAGCGGAGCGGGACCGCAATAGGAGCGTACCTGGTCTTCACCGCTTTTCTAAGCGGCGCTATCGTGATGGTAATCGAGCTCCTCGGCTCGAGGATCATCGGCCCGCCGTTCGGCGTAAGCCTTTTCGTATGGACCTCGCTCATAACCGTGGCCCTCGTCTCCCTGGCCATCGGATACTGGTTCGGCGGCAGGCTCGCTGACAGGAGAGCAAGCTGCGGCGCCCTCTTCTCCATAATACTGCTTGCCGGCGCCTTCGTGCTCTCGATCCCCCTCATCAAGGGGGTCGTCATAGGAAAGGCCGTCTACCTGGGCCTCCGGGCCGGGTCGCTGGCGAGCTCCGCCGTCCTTTTCGGCCCGCCCCTCTTTCTCCTCGGCATGGTAAGCCCGTATACGGTCAAGCTTTACATGCGCGACGGCATGGGGGTCGGAAGGACCGTCGGATGGCTCTATGCCGTTTCCACATTAGGGAGCGTCACGGGTACTGTCCTTACGGGCTTTATCCTCATCCCGAACCTCGGTGTCAACAACATCATTTATCTGTCCGCCTTCGTCCTCTTCGGGATTTCCGCCGCTTACTGGGCGGTCTTCATGAGGAAGCCGCTTGCGGTCGCCCTCATGGCCCTCCCCGCGGTCTTTTTTTTCATCCCTGACGAGCTCCCCTCGATTACGAGGCCGGACGGCACCAGCGTATCGGTAGTCATGAGCAAGGACAGCCCCTACGGGCAGATAAAGGTCGTGGACTACTCCTATGGAGACACCAGGTACAGGGAGTTCCTCCTTGAGAACATAATCCAGGGCGCAATCGACGTCACGACCGGCCTCCCAATATCGAAATACACCTATTACGCCGAGCAGCTCGCGATAACGTACCGGCCGGATTCAGAGCGGGCCCTCGTTATAGGTCTGGGGAGCGGCATACTCCCCAAGAGGTTCAGCCGCTACGGCATCTCCACGGATATTGTCGAGATAGACCGGACTGTCATAGACACGGCCTCGAAGTACTTCTCGTTCGACCCGGGAAAGCACAGGATATTCATCCAGGACGGGCGGTACTTCCTCAAGTCCCCGGGAGAGGACTACGATGTCATCTTCCTCGACGCGTTCTCAGGCGATACTCCGCCAAGCCACCTTGTGAGCATCGAGGCGTTCGAACTCATGAAAAAAAGGCTCTCAAGCGGCGGGGTACTTCTTATAAACTTCATCGGCGAGAGCCGGACAGGAACGCACGAGGTCCCTTCCATGCTTAAGGGCACGCTCAAGCGCGTCTTTTCGCACGTGGACGTATACGCGTCAGCGGGATATTTTTCCGACACTCCGCAGGTCGTCAATCTCCTTTTCGCCGCTTACGACGGGGAAAGGGACATTGACGGCGGGTTCGTGCCGGATGACGTGTTCCCGCCGTTCATTGAAGACCTGAAGGGGCTTTATTCCAGGAAGATACCGCTCGAAAAGACAGGCGGCATTCTTTTCACCGACGACCACAACCCTATCGATTTTCATGACCTGAAGACCAGGGAACGGTTCAGGGAGTCGATAATTTCAAGCACCGACAGCGCTGTTTTCATCCACTGA
- a CDS encoding SUMF1/EgtB/PvdO family nonheme iron enzyme: MLGTVLRNFALVSALAVLTACSSATPPEGMIRVPKGKFTMGSNEVDKDAKSIQYGDRRPWYANEWPERTEKLKEFHIDATEVTNRQFMEFLAATGRPAPPHWMEGSYPAGLDDHPVVMVTWNEADEFCRWTGKRLPTEAEWEKAARGTDGRRFPWGDDFDLKKVNTLGAYNGTLPVGTLKDGASPYGVMDMAGNAQEWTADWYQPYPGNDFNDKDYGERFKVVRGGGWGGMGHYSLQVYVRTAFRNAAPPQGRFDDVGFRCAWQG, encoded by the coding sequence ATGCTCGGGACTGTATTGAGGAACTTCGCGCTCGTTTCCGCGCTCGCGGTTTTGACCGCCTGCTCTTCCGCCACGCCTCCCGAGGGCATGATACGCGTCCCTAAGGGGAAGTTCACGATGGGAAGCAACGAGGTCGACAAGGACGCCAAATCGATACAATACGGCGACAGGAGGCCCTGGTACGCCAACGAATGGCCTGAAAGGACGGAGAAGCTCAAGGAGTTCCACATCGACGCCACGGAGGTGACCAACCGCCAGTTCATGGAATTCCTGGCGGCCACCGGACGGCCCGCGCCGCCGCACTGGATGGAAGGCAGCTATCCGGCCGGACTCGACGACCACCCGGTAGTCATGGTCACATGGAATGAAGCCGACGAGTTCTGCAGATGGACAGGGAAACGGCTCCCCACGGAAGCCGAATGGGAAAAAGCCGCCCGCGGCACGGACGGAAGGCGGTTCCCCTGGGGGGACGATTTCGACCTTAAGAAAGTGAACACGCTTGGGGCGTACAACGGCACCCTGCCGGTCGGCACCTTAAAGGACGGGGCCAGCCCGTACGGCGTGATGGACATGGCGGGGAACGCCCAGGAATGGACCGCCGACTGGTACCAGCCATATCCGGGAAACGATTTCAACGACAAGGATTACGGCGAGCGCTTCAAGGTAGTGCGCGGCGGCGGGTGGGGAGGCATGGGCCATTACAGCCTGCAGGTCTATGTGAGGACGGCTTTCAGGAACGCCGCGCCACCTCAGGGCCGGTTTGACGACGTGGGGTTCAGGTGCGCCTGGCAGGGGTAG
- a CDS encoding tetratricopeptide repeat protein, translating into MDRTRAIAASLASGLLLAAAVALSFATHARNAVWSDQLAMWSDVVEKSPMKARAHLNYAIVLARQGQLDKALDENMKAAALSPGLAKAHFNIGAIYHLRGWADEAVEKYRLALSLDPQIAQARNNLGYAYYTQGLLDEAMEEYRLAIEIKPANTSSHINIGKIHADRGELEKALEAYGKALSYEPGNLVAGLGAGAALIAIDRHGEAESALRETVRLNPGSAEAHYALGDVLMKSGKTDEARAEFQTALRLDPSHEKAGESLKGAYRAR; encoded by the coding sequence ATGGACAGGACACGCGCGATAGCGGCATCGCTCGCGTCGGGCCTCCTGCTCGCCGCGGCGGTGGCCCTCTCCTTCGCCACCCACGCGAGAAACGCGGTGTGGTCGGACCAGCTCGCGATGTGGAGCGACGTCGTGGAAAAGTCGCCCATGAAGGCCAGGGCGCACCTGAACTACGCGATAGTGCTCGCAAGGCAGGGGCAGCTCGACAAGGCGCTGGATGAGAACATGAAGGCGGCCGCTCTAAGCCCCGGCCTTGCAAAGGCGCACTTCAACATAGGCGCCATATACCACCTTCGCGGTTGGGCCGACGAGGCCGTCGAAAAATACCGGCTTGCCCTGTCGCTGGACCCGCAGATAGCGCAGGCCCGCAACAACCTCGGATACGCGTATTACACGCAAGGACTTCTGGACGAGGCCATGGAGGAATACAGGCTCGCCATCGAGATAAAGCCCGCCAACACGAGCTCGCATATCAATATCGGGAAGATCCACGCGGACAGGGGGGAGCTTGAAAAGGCTCTGGAAGCGTACGGGAAGGCCCTGTCTTACGAGCCTGGGAACCTCGTGGCTGGCTTGGGGGCCGGGGCCGCCCTGATTGCCATTGATAGGCACGGGGAGGCGGAGTCCGCCCTCAGGGAGACCGTAAGGCTCAACCCGGGCTCAGCCGAGGCACATTACGCCCTTGGAGACGTCCTTATGAAATCCGGGAAGACGGATGAGGCGAGGGCCGAGTTCCAGACCGCCCTGCGGCTGGACCCTTCGCATGAGAAAGCGGGGGAATCTCTCAAAGGCGCGTACCGCGCCCGTTAG
- a CDS encoding HEAT repeat domain-containing protein codes for MSSIKEKLNNMFLKVVAGTVTREEGAMLLNHLAKEDPSGTAEELLSLVDAPPQGVYPKTILHMVALARNKAFYEIMATGLLNRDEDVSILSAQELARIKSFEARNLLTENLNHDTPHVRKASAVALIQGFPEGLDIVKRHVIGDREPELRSSSAQALVESGRKGVEALLMVLGSGSPEGLDVAAEALADSAEELGAGDVQKVFEALTNAGDREDRASIIGLLKVVASLRDKARGFEGFIQAFADSPFEQVRSEATSALRKIRP; via the coding sequence ATGAGCTCGATAAAAGAAAAGCTTAACAACATGTTCCTCAAGGTGGTGGCCGGGACCGTAACCAGGGAGGAAGGGGCGATGCTCCTCAACCACCTGGCGAAAGAGGACCCTTCCGGGACGGCTGAAGAGCTTTTAAGCCTTGTCGATGCGCCCCCCCAGGGTGTCTACCCAAAGACCATTCTGCACATGGTGGCGCTTGCAAGGAACAAGGCCTTTTACGAGATCATGGCCACAGGGCTCTTGAACAGGGACGAGGACGTCTCCATTCTGTCGGCCCAGGAGCTTGCCAGGATAAAGTCCTTCGAGGCCAGGAACCTCCTTACGGAAAATCTGAACCACGATACCCCCCATGTGAGGAAAGCCTCGGCCGTAGCGCTCATACAGGGTTTTCCCGAAGGGCTGGACATAGTCAAGCGCCACGTGATCGGGGACAGGGAGCCGGAACTCAGGTCCTCGTCGGCCCAGGCACTGGTTGAATCGGGCAGGAAGGGTGTGGAGGCTCTCCTAATGGTCCTCGGCTCCGGGAGCCCTGAGGGGCTGGATGTCGCGGCAGAGGCGCTGGCGGATTCCGCCGAGGAGTTGGGCGCGGGTGACGTGCAGAAGGTCTTTGAGGCGCTTACGAACGCCGGAGACAGGGAAGACCGCGCCTCGATAATAGGGCTGCTGAAGGTGGTCGCGTCGCTCAGGGACAAGGCAAGGGGCTTCGAGGGGTTCATACAGGCCTTCGCTGACTCCCCCTTCGAGCAGGTAAGGTCCGAGGCAACGAGCGCACTCCGGAAGATAAGGCCCTAA
- the larE gene encoding ATP-dependent sacrificial sulfur transferase LarE, protein MLSGPASGEPSGGAEREPALLKLAKLKGILLGMDSVLVAFSGGVDSTFLLKAAVDTLGEKAAAITAVSPTYPESELKEACSLAGLIGARHVIVDSNELEIPNFAENDEKRCYYCKSELFAISRERAGSLGFKNVADGSNADDALDYRPGRTAASELGVRSPLHEAGLTKAEIRLLSKDLGLPTWDKPSQACLSSRFPYGTRITVERIEKVALGEELLRSLGFRQFRVRYHGETVRIEVEEGDLGRFLDDALRKKVVLGLKSAGFDYITLDLQGYRTGSMNESLKKA, encoded by the coding sequence ATGCTGAGCGGCCCGGCTTCCGGCGAGCCGTCGGGAGGCGCTGAGAGGGAGCCGGCTCTCCTCAAGCTCGCGAAGCTCAAGGGCATACTCCTCGGCATGGATTCCGTGCTCGTTGCATTCTCAGGCGGGGTCGATTCGACCTTCCTTTTGAAGGCGGCCGTGGATACGCTCGGCGAGAAGGCCGCCGCCATTACCGCGGTGTCCCCCACCTATCCCGAAAGCGAGCTTAAGGAGGCATGCTCGCTCGCCGGTCTTATCGGGGCAAGGCACGTCATAGTGGACTCAAACGAGCTCGAGATACCGAACTTCGCCGAGAACGACGAAAAAAGGTGTTATTACTGCAAGAGCGAGCTTTTCGCCATAAGCCGGGAAAGGGCCGGGTCGCTGGGCTTTAAAAACGTAGCCGACGGATCGAACGCCGACGACGCCCTCGATTACAGGCCCGGGAGGACCGCCGCTTCCGAGCTCGGCGTGAGGAGCCCTCTTCATGAAGCCGGGCTGACAAAGGCTGAAATAAGGCTTTTGAGTAAAGATCTCGGCCTCCCGACCTGGGACAAGCCTAGCCAGGCCTGCCTTTCGTCCCGCTTCCCGTACGGGACCAGGATAACCGTGGAGCGCATTGAAAAGGTCGCCCTCGGCGAGGAGCTCTTGAGGTCTCTCGGTTTCAGGCAGTTCAGGGTGCGCTACCACGGCGAGACCGTGAGAATAGAGGTGGAGGAAGGGGACCTCGGGCGTTTCCTCGACGACGCCCTGAGGAAGAAGGTCGTCCTCGGGCTTAAATCAGCGGGTTTCGATTATATCACGCTCGACCTGCAGGGCTACAGGACCGGAAGCATGAACGAGTCGCTTAAAAAGGCGTGA
- a CDS encoding 7-cyano-7-deazaguanine synthase, producing the protein MAIKAVALLSGGLDSTLAVKLMLDQGIEVYALNFTSGFCTCNHGGSGGGGCKSEARRVAEEFGIPIKVLAKGMDYIEIVRNPRHGYGKGMNPCVDCRVYMFRRAGEYMREIGASFIITGEVLGQRPMSQRKDAMRVIERESGLEGLILRPLSAKQLEPTIPEKEGLVDRERLLDVLGRSRRKQIDLAEDLDINDYPCPSGGCLLTDKIFSKKVRDLLRNKSDVTKRDLELLKTGRHFRYKKSKVIIGRNEADNTRLRHMLQEGDTLIEPGGFPGPVAVLSGEGGEDALRFAGSLILKYALDKAGGLRGLKATRGDWSMEFEVEGPAPEPVIEETRVC; encoded by the coding sequence GTGGCTATAAAGGCAGTGGCGCTTCTTTCAGGCGGCCTGGACTCGACGCTCGCTGTAAAGCTCATGCTCGACCAGGGCATAGAGGTATACGCGCTCAACTTCACTTCAGGTTTCTGCACCTGCAACCACGGCGGCAGTGGAGGGGGCGGCTGCAAGAGCGAGGCAAGGAGGGTCGCCGAGGAGTTCGGCATCCCCATCAAGGTGCTCGCCAAGGGCATGGACTATATCGAGATCGTCCGCAACCCCAGGCACGGCTACGGCAAGGGCATGAACCCCTGCGTCGACTGCAGGGTCTACATGTTCAGGCGCGCGGGGGAGTACATGCGCGAGATTGGGGCGTCTTTCATCATAACCGGAGAGGTGCTCGGCCAGCGTCCCATGAGCCAGAGGAAGGACGCCATGAGGGTGATCGAGAGGGAGAGCGGGCTCGAAGGGCTTATCCTCCGGCCCTTGAGCGCCAAGCAGCTCGAGCCCACGATACCCGAAAAAGAGGGGCTGGTCGACAGGGAAAGGCTCCTCGACGTCCTCGGCAGGTCGAGGCGTAAGCAGATAGACCTTGCCGAGGACCTCGATATAAACGATTACCCGTGCCCTTCCGGAGGCTGCCTCCTTACGGACAAGATCTTCTCGAAGAAGGTGAGGGACCTCCTCCGGAACAAGTCGGACGTCACCAAGAGGGACCTGGAGCTCCTTAAAACCGGCAGGCACTTCAGGTACAAGAAATCAAAGGTAATAATCGGAAGGAACGAGGCCGACAATACGAGGCTCCGCCACATGCTCCAGGAAGGGGACACCCTCATAGAGCCGGGCGGGTTCCCGGGCCCGGTCGCGGTCCTATCCGGCGAGGGCGGGGAAGACGCGCTCCGGTTCGCGGGTAGCCTTATCCTCAAATACGCCCTCGACAAGGCAGGAGGGCTGAGAGGCCTCAAGGCCACGCGCGGCGACTGGTCGATGGAATTCGAGGTGGAGGGCCCGGCCCCCGAGCCGGTTATCGAGGAGACGAGGGTATGCTGA
- a CDS encoding AI-2E family transporter, whose translation MKWEYLLTLVISVIIGYLMYLVMVPFLIPVFWAIIFVILFYPYYIWLTRRFRGRKSLASIIACASIALFLIVPMAILGSALAAELLNLYAWAENYIKDISARAATPGFFFTWAEKYLGGYVDLGALDIRGMAATVIREAAGFAGQGITGFFKGFASLVINLFLAFFTMYFLFKDGDKLFRVVKDLVPVSPEHKEEIIRKNRGVIYATIYGGVLVGVVQAILGGIALWYLGIEAVLVLTFVMFLTTFIPNIGASLVWAPVAVYLAVNGDYIGAVGLSVWGIFVIGLVDNFMRPYLVSGRTNLHPLLLFFSILGAMNAFGLIGIIAGPLIISIGQAMVEFYHEYVEKQNTRAG comes from the coding sequence ATGAAATGGGAATACCTTCTCACCCTTGTAATTTCAGTCATAATCGGCTACCTGATGTACCTGGTCATGGTGCCGTTCCTTATACCGGTTTTCTGGGCCATAATCTTCGTAATCCTTTTCTATCCCTATTATATTTGGCTCACAAGGCGGTTTCGAGGGCGGAAGTCGCTTGCCTCCATTATCGCGTGCGCCAGCATAGCCCTTTTCCTGATAGTGCCCATGGCCATCCTGGGGTCGGCGCTTGCCGCCGAGCTGCTTAACCTGTATGCGTGGGCCGAGAACTATATCAAGGACATATCGGCACGCGCCGCCACACCTGGCTTTTTCTTCACGTGGGCCGAAAAATACCTCGGCGGCTATGTAGACCTGGGGGCGCTTGACATAAGGGGCATGGCCGCCACGGTAATAAGGGAGGCCGCAGGCTTCGCCGGCCAGGGTATAACCGGCTTCTTCAAAGGCTTCGCAAGCCTCGTAATAAACCTCTTTCTCGCGTTTTTCACCATGTATTTCCTTTTCAAGGACGGAGACAAGCTCTTCAGGGTCGTAAAGGACCTCGTGCCGGTCTCCCCGGAGCACAAGGAGGAGATAATACGGAAGAACAGGGGGGTCATATACGCGACCATTTACGGAGGCGTGCTCGTTGGCGTGGTGCAGGCCATACTGGGCGGCATAGCCCTGTGGTATCTGGGCATAGAGGCTGTACTGGTCCTGACTTTCGTCATGTTCCTCACCACGTTCATCCCGAACATCGGGGCTTCGCTCGTATGGGCGCCTGTCGCCGTTTACCTTGCGGTGAACGGCGACTACATCGGCGCCGTCGGGCTTTCGGTCTGGGGCATATTCGTAATAGGCCTTGTTGATAATTTCATGAGGCCGTATCTCGTGAGCGGCAGGACCAACCTCCACCCGCTCCTCCTCTTCTTCAGCATACTCGGGGCAATGAACGCGTTCGGGCTCATCGGCATAATCGCCGGTCCGCTGATAATCTCCATCGGGCAGGCCATGGTCGAGTTCTATCACGAGTACGTCGAAAAGCAGAACACCCGGGCGGGTTAA
- a CDS encoding site-2 protease family protein: protein MNGDNGYTIAYGPERPRVLLPLALFMLTVATTVASGAMQQGVDIFSNPYGLTQGIPFSASLLLILGTHELGHFIASRRHGVLTTLPTFIPAPPFPPMIGTFGALIKIKSPITTKAALVDIGAAGPLAGFVIAIFVTIWGLGESMIVPKGAVAGSLGLGSSIIFQALSYLVMGPLPDTHDVLLSPVAFAGWIGMFVTAMNLLPIGQLDGGHLVYALLGPMHRAFSFGMLAVLVILGFAAWPGWFIWAALIAVIGTFHPPVEDQHEPMDGRRMLITAATTAVFVLTFIPAPFYIA, encoded by the coding sequence ATGAACGGCGACAACGGATACACAATCGCATACGGGCCTGAAAGGCCCCGGGTGCTCCTGCCTCTGGCCCTCTTCATGCTAACGGTAGCAACTACCGTCGCATCCGGGGCCATGCAGCAGGGGGTGGACATATTTTCAAACCCTTATGGGCTTACGCAGGGCATCCCATTCTCCGCCTCGCTCCTCCTTATACTCGGGACGCATGAGCTCGGACATTTCATCGCTTCCAGGAGGCACGGCGTGCTTACGACCCTGCCGACGTTCATACCCGCGCCCCCGTTCCCGCCCATGATAGGCACCTTCGGGGCGCTCATCAAGATAAAGTCCCCCATAACCACGAAGGCCGCGCTCGTCGATATCGGGGCGGCAGGGCCGCTCGCGGGGTTCGTCATAGCGATATTCGTGACCATCTGGGGGCTCGGGGAGTCGATGATAGTGCCAAAGGGCGCGGTCGCGGGCTCGCTCGGCCTCGGCTCGTCGATAATATTCCAGGCCCTTTCGTATCTGGTCATGGGCCCTCTCCCGGATACGCACGACGTGCTCTTGAGCCCGGTGGCCTTCGCCGGGTGGATAGGCATGTTCGTCACGGCCATGAACCTCCTGCCCATAGGCCAGCTCGACGGCGGCCACCTCGTCTACGCGCTCCTCGGCCCGATGCACAGGGCCTTTTCTTTCGGCATGCTCGCCGTCCTCGTAATTCTCGGGTTCGCGGCCTGGCCAGGCTGGTTCATATGGGCCGCCCTGATAGCGGTAATCGGCACCTTCCACCCGCCGGTAGAAGACCAGCACGAGCCCATGGACGGCAGAAGGATGCTCATAACAGCCGCAACCACGGCGGTATTTGTATTGACTTTCATACCCGCGCCATTTTATATTGCATGA
- a CDS encoding cytochrome b5 domain-containing protein, whose translation MKIFDEKELKQFDGSDPSRPVYIAYNGKVYDVTGNPLFIDGMHFEHYSGEDLTDFIADAPHGEDVFEKLTIVGELKK comes from the coding sequence ATGAAGATATTCGATGAAAAAGAGCTCAAGCAGTTCGACGGCAGCGACCCCTCCAGGCCCGTCTACATAGCGTACAACGGCAAGGTCTATGACGTGACCGGAAACCCGCTCTTTATCGACGGCATGCATTTCGAGCATTACTCAGGGGAGGACCTTACGGATTTCATTGCCGACGCCCCCCACGGCGAGGACGTCTTCGAGAAGCTCACTATCGTAGGCGAGTTAAAAAAGTAA